From the Leucobacter denitrificans genome, one window contains:
- the nadD gene encoding nicotinate-nucleotide adenylyltransferase: MGGTFDPIHHGHLVAASEVAKSFDLDEVVFVPTGQPWQKIHVSESEHRYLMTVIATASNPQFTVSRVDVDRKGATYTVDTLRDLRAQMPDAELFFISGADAVEQIIGWKDVEKLWDLAHFIAVSRPGHDLSLSGLSSDHVSLLEIPALAISSTDCRERVSRGYPVWYLVPDGVVQYIAKHGLYSEEATNNE, translated from the coding sequence ATGGGCGGCACCTTCGATCCGATCCACCACGGCCACCTCGTCGCCGCCAGCGAGGTAGCAAAGAGCTTTGATCTCGATGAGGTCGTCTTTGTGCCTACCGGCCAGCCATGGCAGAAGATACACGTGTCTGAGAGCGAACATCGCTACCTCATGACCGTCATTGCTACCGCATCAAATCCGCAGTTCACTGTGAGCCGCGTTGATGTGGATCGCAAGGGGGCAACATACACGGTAGATACTCTTCGAGATCTCCGAGCACAAATGCCCGATGCAGAACTGTTCTTCATATCGGGCGCAGACGCGGTCGAGCAAATTATTGGCTGGAAAGACGTTGAGAAACTCTGGGACTTGGCGCACTTCATCGCCGTTTCTCGACCAGGACACGACTTGTCGCTGTCCGGACTTTCGAGTGATCACGTAAGCTTACTTGAGATCCCTGCACTCGCAATTTCGTCAACTGATTGCCGGGAACGCGTGTCGCGGGGGTACCCGGTGTGGTATTTGGTGCCTGACGGTGTCGTGCAGTACATCGCCAAGCACGGTCTATATTCCGAGGAAGCAACGAACAATGAGTGA
- the rpsA gene encoding 30S ribosomal protein S1 yields the protein MTNTTTESKQVAINDIGSADDFLAAVELTIKSFNDGDLIEGTVVKIDRDEVLLDVGFKTEGVIPSRELSIKHDVDPDEVVNVGDSVEALVLQKEDKEGRLILSKKRAQYERAWGDVEKVKETEGVVTGTVIEVVKGGLIVDIGLRGFLPASLIELRRVRDLTPYLGQEIEAKILELDKNRNNVVLSRRALLEETQSATRSSFLADLKPGQVRKGVISSIVNFGAFVDLGGVDGLVHVSELSWKHIEHASDVVEVGQEVTVEVLSVELDRERVSLSLKATQEDPWQVFARTHAIGQIAPGAVTKLVPFGAFVRVADGIEGLVHISELSGQHVELAEQVVSAGQGVFVKIIDIDLERRRISLSLKQANEGVDPEGTEFDPALYGMTTEYDENGEYKYPEGFDPETQEWKEGFESQREKWEQEYAAAQERWEAHKKQVAAMLTELAAAPAAEAPSSSFSSDAASAGALADDEALAALKAQLEGN from the coding sequence ATGACGAACACAACGACCGAGAGCAAGCAGGTCGCGATTAACGACATCGGCTCAGCCGACGACTTCCTTGCAGCGGTCGAACTGACCATTAAGTCCTTCAACGACGGAGACCTCATCGAGGGCACCGTGGTGAAGATTGACCGCGACGAGGTACTCCTCGACGTAGGGTTCAAGACCGAGGGTGTTATCCCCTCACGCGAGCTGTCCATCAAGCATGATGTTGACCCCGACGAGGTAGTCAATGTTGGCGATTCGGTTGAGGCACTCGTGCTCCAGAAGGAGGACAAGGAAGGTCGCCTGATTCTGTCGAAGAAGCGTGCTCAGTACGAGCGCGCTTGGGGCGATGTCGAGAAGGTCAAGGAGACCGAGGGCGTCGTTACCGGCACCGTAATCGAGGTCGTCAAGGGTGGACTCATCGTTGACATCGGACTTCGTGGCTTCCTCCCAGCATCGCTTATCGAGCTTCGCCGCGTTCGCGACCTCACGCCGTACCTTGGCCAGGAGATCGAGGCAAAGATCCTCGAACTCGACAAGAACCGCAACAACGTGGTGCTGTCGCGCCGCGCACTCCTCGAAGAGACCCAGTCGGCAACCCGCTCGTCGTTCCTCGCTGACCTCAAGCCCGGTCAGGTGCGCAAGGGCGTCATCTCGTCGATCGTCAACTTCGGTGCATTCGTTGACCTCGGTGGAGTTGACGGTCTCGTTCACGTTTCCGAGCTCTCGTGGAAGCACATTGAGCACGCATCTGACGTTGTCGAGGTCGGCCAGGAAGTCACCGTTGAGGTGCTCTCGGTTGAGCTCGATCGCGAGCGCGTTTCGCTCTCGCTCAAGGCAACGCAGGAAGACCCTTGGCAGGTCTTTGCACGTACCCACGCCATCGGACAGATCGCTCCAGGTGCTGTCACGAAGCTTGTTCCATTCGGCGCATTCGTTCGCGTTGCCGATGGCATCGAGGGCCTCGTGCACATCTCAGAGCTTTCGGGCCAGCACGTTGAACTCGCTGAGCAGGTTGTTTCGGCCGGCCAAGGGGTCTTCGTCAAGATCATCGACATCGATCTCGAGCGTCGCCGCATCTCGCTCAGCCTCAAGCAGGCAAACGAGGGTGTCGACCCAGAAGGTACCGAGTTCGATCCTGCACTCTATGGCATGACCACCGAGTACGACGAGAACGGCGAATACAAGTACCCAGAAGGCTTCGACCCTGAGACCCAGGAGTGGAAGGAAGGCTTCGAGTCGCAGCGCGAGAAGTGGGAGCAGGAATACGCTGCTGCCCAGGAGCGTTGGGAAGCGCACAAGAAGCAGGTTGCTGCGATGCTCACCGAGCTCGCTGCCGCACCTGCTGCTGAGGCGCCATCGTCGAGCTTCTCGAGCGACGCAGCTTCGGCTGGCGCACTCGCTGACGACGAGGCACTTGCTGCACTGAAGGCACAGCTCGAAGGCAACTAA
- a CDS encoding Rne/Rng family ribonuclease translates to MVNTQKDTEEQTPNENEGVVSQPETDSSAQPVGTSSEESTEESVASETAAPEEDAKKVPSDGLPLVLPLAEMSPEQRFRATTRLIFLAPDVPPVQPRPRRSEFRRLDDILDQQFPGNDSRDRSDRDRDRSDRNRDREDFNRESGGGRNRRRTTGNGADHDDDDSSRAQRQAPVITEPQKVRGSTRLEAKKQRRRDGRDAGRRRTVITESEFLARRESVDREMIVRTTADRIQIGVLEDKVLVEHYVARSSESSLIGNVYLGRVQNVLPSMEAAFVDIGKGRNAVLYSGEVDWSEFEGGNTARKIENALKPGDQVLVQVTKDPVGHKGARLTSQISLPGRFLVFVPGGAMNGISRKLPDTERARLKKILKQVLPDGAGVIVRTAAEGASEDQLTHDVHRLTKQWESIQARTEKGGGPVMLHSEPDMLIKIVRDVFNEDFHRMTIAGEETHQVIENYLSNVAPDLMQRVERYDGDRDIFDEYRVSEQIVKALDRKVWLPSGGSLVIDRTEAMTVVDVNTGKFVGAGGNLEETVTKNNLEAAEEIVRQLRLRDIGGIIVIDFIDMVLESNRDLVLRRLVECLGRDRTKHQVAEVTSLGLVQMTRKKLGLGLLESFSEPCEVCAGRGVIVQHEPVHKHRSESSGRSKRSANKSSADPKTQTHAITDGAKNMLAQVAASTITAPKSEEPSEVTEKPEQLTNVLDSVLNALPDAPPAGASKSRSRRASSRAGAPATTQSSEVKVSTPPAETAPDAAVSPEQLLLDALDARTQSK, encoded by the coding sequence ATGGTGAATACACAAAAAGATACCGAAGAACAGACACCCAATGAGAATGAGGGTGTGGTTTCGCAGCCCGAGACAGATTCGTCAGCACAGCCAGTAGGCACGTCTTCTGAGGAATCAACCGAAGAATCAGTGGCTTCTGAAACTGCAGCTCCGGAGGAGGACGCGAAGAAGGTCCCGTCAGACGGGCTCCCGCTCGTACTTCCACTCGCAGAAATGAGTCCAGAGCAGCGCTTCCGTGCGACAACTCGACTCATCTTCCTCGCGCCTGATGTCCCGCCGGTGCAGCCGAGGCCGCGTCGAAGTGAGTTCCGGCGTCTCGACGATATTCTTGACCAACAGTTCCCGGGCAATGATTCGCGAGATCGTTCGGATCGCGATCGTGATCGCTCTGATCGTAATCGAGACCGGGAGGACTTTAACCGCGAGAGCGGTGGTGGCCGAAACCGACGTCGCACAACTGGCAACGGTGCAGATCATGACGACGATGATTCCTCGCGCGCGCAGCGTCAGGCGCCAGTCATTACAGAACCGCAAAAAGTTCGTGGATCCACGCGACTAGAGGCCAAGAAGCAGCGTCGCCGTGACGGTCGTGATGCGGGGCGTAGGCGCACAGTCATCACCGAGTCTGAGTTTCTCGCGCGCCGCGAATCGGTGGATCGAGAGATGATCGTGCGCACCACGGCAGACCGCATTCAAATTGGGGTTCTTGAAGACAAGGTGCTGGTCGAGCATTATGTCGCCCGCTCAAGCGAGTCGTCACTAATTGGCAACGTATATCTCGGGCGCGTACAGAATGTGCTGCCGAGCATGGAAGCCGCATTCGTTGATATTGGTAAGGGCCGCAATGCGGTTCTCTACTCCGGCGAGGTTGACTGGTCAGAGTTTGAGGGCGGCAACACTGCACGAAAAATTGAGAACGCTCTGAAGCCCGGCGACCAAGTACTCGTGCAGGTTACGAAAGATCCTGTCGGGCACAAGGGCGCAAGGCTCACGAGCCAGATCTCGCTTCCCGGCCGCTTCCTGGTGTTTGTGCCTGGCGGCGCCATGAATGGCATTTCACGCAAACTGCCTGATACCGAGCGCGCCCGACTCAAGAAGATCCTCAAGCAGGTACTTCCTGACGGTGCTGGCGTTATTGTGCGTACCGCAGCTGAGGGTGCGAGTGAAGACCAATTGACTCACGATGTTCATCGGCTCACGAAGCAGTGGGAGTCGATCCAGGCCCGCACCGAAAAGGGTGGCGGCCCGGTCATGCTTCACTCTGAGCCAGACATGCTCATCAAGATTGTGCGCGACGTCTTTAATGAAGACTTCCACCGCATGACGATTGCCGGTGAGGAAACTCACCAGGTAATCGAGAACTACCTGTCGAACGTGGCACCTGACCTTATGCAGCGCGTAGAGCGTTACGACGGAGATCGCGACATCTTTGACGAATATCGGGTCTCCGAACAGATCGTCAAGGCGCTCGACCGTAAGGTGTGGTTGCCATCGGGTGGATCGCTTGTCATCGACCGAACCGAAGCTATGACCGTCGTCGATGTTAACACGGGTAAGTTCGTGGGTGCAGGCGGCAACCTTGAAGAGACTGTAACGAAGAACAACCTCGAGGCGGCCGAAGAGATCGTGCGCCAGCTTCGCTTGCGCGACATCGGTGGCATCATCGTGATCGACTTTATTGACATGGTGCTGGAGTCGAATCGAGACCTCGTGCTTCGGCGCCTCGTCGAATGCCTCGGCCGCGATCGCACGAAGCATCAGGTGGCAGAGGTGACTTCGCTCGGACTCGTGCAGATGACTCGAAAGAAGTTGGGCCTTGGTCTCCTCGAATCATTTAGCGAACCGTGTGAGGTGTGTGCTGGCCGTGGTGTCATCGTGCAGCATGAGCCTGTGCACAAGCACCGTAGCGAGTCCAGCGGTCGCTCGAAGCGTTCCGCAAATAAATCGTCCGCCGATCCAAAGACTCAAACTCACGCCATCACTGACGGCGCAAAGAACATGCTCGCCCAGGTGGCAGCTTCGACGATCACGGCGCCGAAGTCTGAGGAACCGAGTGAGGTTACTGAAAAGCCAGAACAGCTCACGAACGTGCTCGATAGCGTGCTGAATGCTCTCCCTGACGCGCCTCCTGCGGGCGCCTCGAAATCACGGAGCCGGAGAGCGAGTTCGCGTGCGGGCGCGCCTGCGACAACTCAGTCGAGTGAGGTAAAAGTTTCGACTCCGCCAGCAGAAACGGCACCGGATGCGGCCGTGAGTCCTGAACAATTGCTGCTTGACGCCCTCGATGCTCGCACGCAGTCGAAATAG
- the rplU gene encoding 50S ribosomal protein L21 gives MVYAVVRASGRQEKVEVGSIITVNRVAGDAKGNVELPAVLLVDGDKVTTDAKALAKVKVTAEVLNDLRGPKIVIQRYKNKTGYKSRQGHRQDLTRLKVTGIK, from the coding sequence GTGGTTTACGCAGTAGTACGCGCAAGCGGTAGGCAGGAAAAGGTCGAGGTTGGTTCGATCATCACTGTCAACCGAGTAGCTGGCGACGCCAAGGGTAATGTCGAGCTTCCAGCAGTGCTGCTCGTTGACGGTGACAAGGTCACGACCGATGCCAAGGCACTCGCCAAGGTGAAGGTTACCGCCGAGGTTCTCAACGACCTCCGTGGGCCGAAGATTGTCATTCAGCGTTACAAGAACAAGACCGGTTACAAGAGCCGCCAGGGGCACCGTCAAGATTTGACGCGCCTCAAGGTCACCGGCATCAAGTAG
- a CDS encoding DUF4126 domain-containing protein — MLEIVTGLSLAAAAGLNAYIPLLGIGLLARFTPVIDLPDAWSWIANEWVLGILGILLVVELVVDKVPALDSVNDVLQTIIRPTSGGLVFSAGSASDTVAVTDPEAFVNSAAFWPFVIGVVIALVPHIFKLVARPVVNLTTGGAGAGVMSAIEDIAAVIVTILAVVVPLLALAMIVGCIILMVRAIRKMRKRRAARSGQQPITES, encoded by the coding sequence ATGCTCGAGATCGTCACAGGACTTTCGCTCGCTGCTGCCGCGGGCCTGAACGCTTATATTCCGCTCCTGGGAATTGGCTTGCTTGCACGATTTACCCCCGTCATCGATCTCCCCGACGCATGGTCGTGGATCGCGAACGAATGGGTACTCGGGATCCTTGGCATCCTGCTCGTTGTTGAACTCGTTGTCGACAAAGTTCCCGCACTTGACTCAGTAAATGACGTTCTACAAACGATTATTCGACCAACCTCGGGTGGACTCGTGTTCAGCGCCGGTTCGGCAAGCGATACCGTCGCAGTCACCGACCCAGAGGCGTTTGTGAACTCCGCCGCATTCTGGCCGTTCGTCATCGGGGTGGTTATTGCGCTCGTTCCGCACATCTTCAAGCTTGTCGCGCGACCTGTCGTGAATCTCACGACTGGGGGCGCCGGCGCAGGCGTGATGAGCGCAATCGAGGACATTGCCGCAGTGATCGTAACAATCCTCGCAGTGGTTGTACCACTACTCGCGCTTGCAATGATTGTCGGCTGCATCATTCTTATGGTTCGCGCGATACGCAAGATGCGCAAGCGACGTGCTGCGCGTAGCGGCCAGCAACCGATCACCGAAAGTTGA
- a CDS encoding vitamin K epoxide reductase family protein yields the protein MTNTEIAPSKSTGFALFSILLGAVGLFAAFELATEYIKTLKNSDYVPNCEVSVLVTCGPNMDSWQGSLFGFSNTILGLVALVAPIAVGVALLAGARFAAWFWWIYRAGLLLGVIFIFWLAYQSIFGLGTLCPWCMVVWTVMIPLFFGTAFRPEAKGYVPASPAVQRAFTSLNSWAWVLVLLAYILIAAVAQFQLNWFAEFGR from the coding sequence ATGACAAACACCGAGATTGCACCGAGCAAATCGACTGGGTTTGCGCTCTTTTCTATCCTGCTGGGAGCGGTGGGCTTATTCGCCGCGTTCGAGCTTGCTACCGAATACATCAAGACGCTGAAGAACTCTGACTACGTTCCCAACTGCGAAGTTTCGGTACTCGTCACCTGCGGCCCGAACATGGATTCTTGGCAGGGCTCACTCTTTGGTTTCAGCAACACCATTCTCGGCCTCGTGGCGTTAGTTGCCCCAATCGCGGTTGGTGTCGCTCTCCTCGCTGGAGCTCGCTTTGCCGCCTGGTTTTGGTGGATCTACCGCGCAGGTTTGCTTCTCGGCGTCATATTTATCTTTTGGCTCGCCTACCAGAGCATTTTCGGACTCGGTACGCTGTGCCCCTGGTGCATGGTTGTCTGGACCGTGATGATCCCGCTCTTCTTCGGCACCGCATTCAGGCCCGAAGCGAAGGGGTATGTGCCTGCCTCGCCTGCAGTGCAGCGAGCCTTCACCTCCCTGAATTCGTGGGCCTGGGTGCTCGTTTTGCTTGCCTACATCCTCATCGCCGCGGTCGCCCAGTTCCAACTGAACTGGTTCGCTGAGTTCGGCCGCTAA
- the obgE gene encoding GTPase ObgE has protein sequence MVTFVDQVQLHLQAGRGGNGCVSVRREKFKPLAGPDGGAGGNGGSIVLVADPQVTTLLEYHRRPHRAAENGGYGAGDYRAGTTGEDLVLSVPVGTVVKSDTGETLIDLDEPGMRYVAAEGGLGGLGNHALASAKRKAPGFALLGTTGKSGSVTLELKTIADVAFVGYPSAGKSSLIAAMSAAKPKIADYPFTTLHPNLGVVEVEDHRFTVADVPGLIEGASEGRGLGLDFLRHVERCSALLHVLDCATLEPGRDPLSDLEIIRAELAAYEVPEGQIPLLERPQLVALNKIDVPEARELAEFIRPELEAEGYRVFEISTVSHEGLRELKFALAELVEAARAERLLEEAKPERIVLTPKPVDNRAGFRIVTEGGTYGTLYRVLGEKPERWVEQTDFANDEAVGYLADRLQKIGIEDALVKAGATAGSTVVIGPGAGIVFDWEPSITSAAEVQVGVRGSDNRIDASERRTNKERRTAYHDRMDAKAAAREELEQERKAGLWESEE, from the coding sequence ATGGTGACCTTTGTGGATCAGGTGCAGTTGCATCTGCAGGCCGGACGAGGTGGCAATGGTTGCGTCTCTGTGAGACGAGAGAAGTTCAAACCACTAGCTGGCCCCGATGGCGGGGCCGGGGGGAACGGCGGCAGCATAGTTCTGGTTGCCGATCCACAGGTTACGACCCTGCTCGAGTACCACCGTCGGCCTCATCGCGCCGCCGAAAACGGGGGATATGGTGCTGGTGATTACCGGGCCGGCACGACTGGTGAAGATCTCGTTCTCTCAGTTCCCGTGGGAACTGTTGTTAAGAGCGACACCGGTGAAACTCTTATTGACCTCGATGAGCCAGGCATGCGTTATGTCGCGGCAGAAGGAGGGCTCGGTGGGCTCGGAAACCACGCGTTAGCGAGCGCGAAACGTAAAGCCCCGGGCTTTGCACTGCTTGGCACAACTGGCAAGTCCGGTTCGGTCACGCTCGAGCTCAAGACCATCGCTGACGTAGCTTTCGTGGGGTACCCGTCGGCAGGTAAGTCGAGTCTGATCGCAGCGATGAGCGCGGCGAAGCCGAAGATCGCTGACTATCCCTTCACGACGCTTCACCCAAACCTTGGTGTGGTGGAGGTGGAAGACCACCGGTTCACCGTTGCCGATGTGCCTGGCCTGATTGAGGGCGCGAGCGAGGGGAGAGGCTTAGGGCTCGACTTCTTGCGACACGTGGAACGTTGCAGTGCGCTCCTACACGTGCTCGACTGTGCCACGCTCGAGCCCGGGCGTGATCCACTCTCAGATCTCGAGATAATCCGTGCGGAGCTTGCTGCATACGAGGTGCCCGAGGGGCAAATTCCATTGCTCGAACGCCCGCAACTTGTCGCCTTGAACAAGATCGATGTGCCCGAGGCCCGCGAGCTCGCGGAATTTATTCGTCCAGAGCTCGAAGCAGAGGGGTATCGGGTATTTGAGATTTCCACGGTTTCGCATGAGGGACTTCGTGAATTGAAGTTTGCGCTCGCAGAACTGGTGGAGGCTGCACGAGCCGAGCGGCTTTTGGAGGAGGCGAAGCCGGAGCGAATCGTGCTCACCCCGAAACCAGTTGACAATCGAGCGGGATTCCGAATTGTCACAGAGGGCGGCACTTACGGCACGCTCTACCGGGTGCTCGGAGAGAAGCCCGAACGCTGGGTCGAGCAGACTGACTTCGCGAACGATGAAGCTGTCGGATACCTTGCAGATCGCTTGCAGAAGATCGGCATCGAAGATGCCCTGGTGAAGGCAGGTGCCACAGCTGGTTCAACCGTGGTGATCGGGCCGGGCGCTGGCATCGTCTTTGACTGGGAGCCATCGATTACGAGTGCGGCCGAAGTGCAGGTCGGTGTTCGTGGCAGCGATAATCGCATTGATGCGAGCGAGCGGCGTACAAACAAGGAGCGGCGCACCGCGTATCACGACAGGATGGATGCAAAGGCTGCGGCTCGGGAGGAGCTGGAGCAAGAGCGCAAGGCCGGTTTGTGGGAGTCGGAGGAATGA
- the coaE gene encoding dephospho-CoA kinase, whose amino-acid sequence MQLIALTGGIASGKSTIGKKLEELGAVRIDADQLAREAVEPGSPGLELITQRFGGDVLSENGELNRAALGTIVFNDTEALNDLNTIVHPEVRRLLVTGIDRARQNDLDSVVVYEVPLLVEAGIENASEDLNFDAVVVADAPAELRVQRMIQLRGMSEDEARQRIANQASDEARRAIADVLIDTSGTEDHTIHQVEELWQQLTRQS is encoded by the coding sequence ATGCAACTTATCGCCTTAACCGGAGGCATCGCCTCAGGCAAGAGCACCATTGGCAAGAAGCTCGAAGAGCTCGGAGCTGTTCGCATCGATGCAGACCAGCTCGCGCGTGAGGCCGTCGAACCTGGATCTCCGGGTCTCGAGCTCATTACGCAACGTTTCGGTGGTGATGTATTGAGTGAAAACGGCGAACTCAATAGGGCGGCCCTCGGAACAATCGTGTTCAACGACACAGAGGCACTCAATGACCTCAACACAATTGTGCACCCGGAAGTGCGCCGATTGCTGGTGACCGGCATTGATCGGGCTCGCCAGAACGATCTCGACAGCGTAGTGGTGTACGAAGTGCCTCTGCTTGTTGAAGCTGGCATTGAGAATGCGTCAGAGGACCTGAATTTTGATGCGGTTGTTGTCGCGGATGCGCCGGCAGAGCTCCGCGTGCAGCGCATGATCCAACTGCGCGGTATGAGCGAAGACGAAGCGCGCCAGCGCATCGCTAATCAAGCGAGCGATGAGGCGCGACGCGCGATAGCTGATGTGCTTATCGATACATCAGGCACTGAAGACCACACGATCCACCAGGTGGAAGAACTTTGGCAGCAGCTCACCCGACAGAGTTAG
- a CDS encoding glutamate-5-semialdehyde dehydrogenase, with the protein MSHDDAFMQLLSRARSASKGLATATSGAKNRALESIAQAIENSVAEIVAANRQDLERGVQSDMAEGLLDRLTLTEERIRGLASAVRDVIALPDPVGEVVRGSKLANGITINQVRVPFGVVGAIYEARPNVTVDIAALALKSGNGAVLRGGSAAEQSNAVLVKLIQDAISAAGLNGDVVQTIDEFGRDGAERLMRARGFIDVLIPRGSAGLIASVVQNSTVPVIETGSGVVHVYVDASADADMAESIVVNAKTHRPSVCNAAETLLVHKDAAERLLPRLLGALETGGVALWGDERARSTSENLRSATDETWATEHLALEMGVKIVDSIDEAIAHIDRFSTHHTEAIVTSDFANAERFLAEVDSAVVMVNASTRFTDGGEFGFGAEVGISTQKMHARGPMGLAELTSTKWLVRGTGQIR; encoded by the coding sequence ATGTCTCACGATGATGCCTTTATGCAACTGTTGTCGCGCGCCCGGAGCGCCTCTAAGGGGCTAGCGACCGCTACAAGCGGTGCAAAGAATCGAGCTCTCGAGTCAATTGCGCAGGCAATCGAAAACTCTGTCGCTGAGATCGTCGCCGCGAATAGGCAAGATCTTGAACGGGGAGTGCAGAGCGATATGGCCGAGGGCTTACTCGATCGGCTCACCCTCACTGAAGAACGCATTCGTGGTCTCGCGAGCGCGGTGCGAGATGTCATTGCGCTTCCGGACCCAGTTGGTGAGGTCGTACGCGGTAGCAAGCTGGCGAACGGCATCACGATCAATCAGGTGCGGGTGCCATTCGGTGTCGTCGGGGCGATCTATGAGGCGCGGCCTAATGTCACGGTCGATATCGCTGCGCTCGCATTGAAGAGTGGCAATGGCGCGGTGCTTCGCGGTGGATCGGCGGCGGAGCAGTCCAATGCAGTGCTCGTAAAGCTCATTCAAGATGCGATTTCTGCAGCTGGCTTGAATGGCGACGTTGTGCAAACCATTGATGAGTTTGGGCGTGATGGCGCCGAGCGACTCATGCGTGCGCGCGGGTTCATTGATGTGCTTATTCCGCGTGGTAGCGCGGGCCTCATTGCTTCCGTTGTTCAAAACTCAACGGTACCGGTGATCGAGACCGGTTCTGGAGTCGTGCACGTGTACGTAGATGCAAGCGCCGATGCTGACATGGCCGAGTCCATCGTGGTGAACGCGAAGACGCACCGGCCTAGCGTGTGCAACGCGGCCGAGACTTTGCTTGTGCACAAAGATGCCGCAGAGCGCTTGTTGCCGCGGCTTCTGGGCGCTCTCGAGACCGGCGGAGTTGCGTTGTGGGGTGATGAGCGGGCCCGATCCACTTCGGAAAATCTGCGATCGGCGACTGATGAGACCTGGGCGACCGAACATCTCGCGCTAGAAATGGGTGTGAAGATCGTCGACTCGATTGACGAGGCGATCGCGCACATCGACCGGTTCTCAACGCATCACACCGAGGCGATTGTGACGAGTGACTTCGCCAATGCCGAGCGCTTTCTCGCTGAGGTCGATTCAGCTGTGGTTATGGTGAACGCTTCCACCCGATTTACTGACGGAGGCGAGTTTGGTTTCGGCGCAGAGGTTGGTATTTCGACCCAGAAGATGCATGCGCGCGGCCCGATGGGGCTTGCAGAACTCACAAGCACGAAGTGGCTTGTGCGTGGCACTGGGCAGATTCGCTAG
- the proB gene encoding glutamate 5-kinase, with protein sequence MSDSAVKPLGEALLGARRIVVKVGSSSVSGENAAQIPKLVDSLARLRAEGAQVILVSSGAIATGVPFLSLEERPDDLATQQAAAAVGQNILVNRYQRALSTHDLIAGQVLLTANDIENPTHRGNARRSLERLLSLGILPIINENDTVATHEIRFGDNDMLAALVARLVQADHLVLLSDVDALYTAPPAVAGAKRIPFVSFGDVLEGIEIGASQSGWGTGGAATKVQAARLAAEAAVTVLLTETKLFAPVLEGADHGTHFEAGPGPL encoded by the coding sequence ATGAGTGATTCGGCAGTGAAACCGTTGGGAGAAGCGCTACTTGGCGCACGACGCATAGTCGTCAAGGTTGGATCCTCATCGGTTAGCGGTGAGAACGCGGCGCAGATTCCAAAACTCGTTGACTCACTTGCGCGTCTACGCGCAGAAGGCGCACAGGTCATCCTCGTTTCGAGCGGCGCTATCGCAACCGGTGTCCCGTTTCTCTCGCTTGAGGAGCGGCCAGACGATCTTGCAACGCAGCAGGCCGCTGCCGCTGTGGGTCAGAACATTCTCGTCAACCGATATCAGCGCGCGCTCAGCACCCACGACCTGATTGCCGGCCAAGTGCTGCTCACCGCGAACGATATCGAGAACCCAACCCACCGAGGAAATGCTCGGCGCTCGCTCGAGCGCCTGCTGAGCCTCGGTATTCTGCCGATTATCAACGAGAACGATACGGTCGCAACGCACGAGATCCGCTTCGGCGATAATGACATGCTCGCCGCGCTGGTGGCCCGTCTTGTGCAAGCGGATCACCTCGTACTTCTTTCAGATGTTGATGCCCTATATACGGCCCCGCCTGCGGTCGCAGGGGCCAAGCGAATCCCGTTTGTGTCATTCGGCGACGTGTTAGAAGGTATCGAGATCGGTGCCAGCCAGTCAGGATGGGGTACAGGGGGAGCGGCGACCAAAGTTCAGGCGGCGAGGCTTGCTGCCGAGGCTGCGGTGACCGTGCTGCTCACCGAGACCAAGCTTTTTGCGCCTGTGCTTGAAGGTGCGGATCACGGGACACACTTCGAGGCAGGTCCGGGGCCGCTCTAG
- the rpmA gene encoding 50S ribosomal protein L27: MASKKGVGSSKNGRDSNAQRLGVKRFGGQQVNAGEIIVRQRGTHFHPGVNVGRGKDDTLFALAGGAVEFGAKGGRKVVNIVAAA; this comes from the coding sequence ATGGCATCCAAGAAGGGCGTAGGCTCGAGCAAGAACGGTCGCGACTCGAACGCGCAGCGCCTCGGCGTGAAGCGCTTCGGCGGCCAGCAGGTGAACGCAGGCGAGATTATCGTTCGTCAGCGTGGCACCCACTTCCACCCAGGCGTCAACGTTGGTCGCGGCAAAGACGACACACTGTTCGCGCTTGCTGGCGGAGCAGTTGAGTTCGGTGCAAAGGGTGGCCGCAAGGTCGTCAACATCGTAGCTGCCGCGTAA